A DNA window from Gemella massiliensis contains the following coding sequences:
- a CDS encoding mevalonate kinase family protein, with product MEQKNNHVYGVAYGKLYIAGEYAILEDYSKAILLGVSKKITAIIEPSDTTTIFDTLYNKKITLDEDNKDFHLIQNFIKFTQNYLRSKNSFSLTILNELHGKNSKYGLGSSGAVLVAIAKAMFNFEKIAFDDLLIFKLVVLYNIKHNICSSMGDVAGSLTQGLTYYEKFSHNKLLSLIEKSNSDKEVIESPWHGLIIRKISTNIPIELFAHWTGDSIDTREHIKLWNNNKSSKIDNYSTFIRQSNTLVSELYLTFFTNDVNTFLNTINKIRKNLLFLESFSNIPMETAPMKKYIEKFPAGKQSGSGSGDIVLGFKNSDKPFSINLILKELQIN from the coding sequence ATGGAACAAAAAAATAATCATGTGTATGGAGTAGCTTATGGAAAACTCTATATTGCCGGTGAATATGCTATTTTAGAAGATTACTCAAAAGCAATCTTGCTCGGAGTTTCCAAAAAAATTACTGCCATTATAGAACCAAGTGACACAACTACTATTTTCGATACATTGTACAATAAAAAAATAACTTTAGATGAAGATAATAAAGATTTTCACCTTATACAAAATTTTATTAAATTTACTCAGAATTACTTAAGAAGTAAAAATTCATTTTCACTTACTATTTTAAATGAGCTACATGGAAAAAACAGCAAATATGGGTTAGGTTCTTCAGGGGCTGTTCTTGTTGCTATTGCTAAAGCAATGTTTAATTTCGAAAAAATTGCTTTTGACGATTTATTAATTTTTAAACTCGTTGTTCTATATAATATTAAACATAATATTTGCAGCTCTATGGGAGATGTGGCAGGGAGTTTAACACAAGGTTTAACTTATTACGAAAAATTCTCACACAACAAGCTTTTATCACTAATAGAAAAAAGTAATTCCGATAAAGAAGTAATTGAAAGTCCTTGGCATGGTCTTATTATAAGAAAAATATCAACGAATATACCGATAGAACTTTTTGCTCACTGGACAGGAGATTCTATTGATACAAGAGAACACATTAAACTTTGGAACAATAATAAAAGTAGTAAAATAGATAACTACTCAACTTTTATCAGGCAATCAAATACTTTAGTAAGTGAACTGTATTTAACATTTTTTACTAATGATGTTAATACATTTTTAAATACTATTAATAAAATCCGTAAAAATTTATTATTTTTAGAGAGTTTTTCCAATATCCCAATGGAAACTGCTCCAATGAAAAAATACATAGAAAAATTTCCGGCTGGAAAACAAAGCGGCTCCGGCAGCGGAGATATAGTTTTAGGATTTAAAAACTCTGATAAACCTTTTTCAATAAATCTAATATTGAAAGAATTACAAATAAACTAA
- the mvaD gene encoding diphosphomevalonate decarboxylase encodes MDSYSLGYANIALVKYWGKKSKNPVLPFNPNLSLRLDNLISKTKIEKSLSNEDEFYINNEKQNNDEVKKIINFISKFTPHDREKICIKSYNTVPTAAGLSSSSSGTMALVLACNKYFNLNKTTKELIEISKEGSGSSCRSFYKLASWLEDGSVEELSCSLDFGMMVLVVNENRKKISSREAMERCVQTSTNFSNWVNQAKKDFAAMKDALENNNFEKIGEITERNALLMHSTTKTATPGFSFLTDESYQAMNIVKKLRNSGYRCYFTMDAGPNVKVLYLKEDQEILYKEISKLWNKKIIMCME; translated from the coding sequence ATGGATAGTTACAGTCTAGGTTATGCCAACATTGCGTTGGTAAAGTATTGGGGGAAAAAATCAAAAAATCCCGTTTTACCATTTAACCCAAATCTTTCACTTCGTTTAGACAATTTAATTTCAAAAACAAAAATCGAAAAAAGTTTATCCAATGAAGATGAGTTTTACATTAATAATGAAAAACAAAACAATGATGAAGTGAAAAAAATAATTAACTTTATTTCAAAATTCACTCCGCATGATAGAGAGAAAATCTGTATAAAAAGTTACAATACCGTACCTACTGCAGCCGGTCTTTCTTCCAGTTCCAGCGGTACTATGGCGTTAGTTCTTGCTTGCAACAAATACTTTAATCTTAATAAAACTACCAAAGAACTAATCGAAATATCTAAAGAAGGATCAGGCTCTTCTTGCCGTAGCTTTTACAAACTTGCTTCTTGGCTTGAGGACGGTAGTGTTGAGGAACTTTCTTGTTCACTTGATTTTGGAATGATGGTTCTTGTTGTTAACGAGAATAGAAAAAAAATCTCAAGTCGTGAAGCCATGGAACGTTGTGTTCAAACTTCTACCAATTTTTCCAACTGGGTTAATCAGGCAAAAAAAGATTTTGCAGCTATGAAAGACGCTCTTGAAAATAATAATTTTGAAAAAATCGGTGAAATAACGGAAAGAAATGCTCTACTTATGCACTCAACAACCAAAACCGCAACACCCGGTTTTTCATTTTTAACCGATGAAAGTTATCAGGCTATGAATATAGTAAAAAAACTTCGAAACAGCGGCTATCGTTGCTATTTTACAATGGATGCCGGTCCCAATGTTAAAGTTCTTTATCTTAAAGAAGATCAAGAAATATTATATAAGGAAATTTCTAAATTATGGAACAAAAAAATAATCATGTGTATGGAGTAG
- the mvk gene encoding mevalonate kinase: MTHAKAIFFGEHAVVYGYKGITIPLPEMQVDVTLKQTNTVQQRDKILDFIANRCDIDKTTEININSTIPVGRGLGSSAALSVAIARSKNITDVKTIANDCEKFIHGNPSGIDVNQVLSDSPLLFSKKDGSEILNFSLNSFLLIIDTGVVGITKKTLKHIKDNFKQYKKYIDNLGKITDEVIPYLKDKNIDVIGEYMYESHKLLQKLGVSHKSNDEVVEICKKNNAKGAKLTGGGAGGCCICLSDSLNNARKIQNSLKEKGYNSWIVTV; encoded by the coding sequence ATGACACACGCTAAAGCAATTTTTTTTGGAGAGCATGCTGTTGTCTATGGATACAAAGGAATTACTATTCCACTTCCTGAGATGCAAGTTGATGTTACTTTAAAACAAACAAATACTGTTCAACAACGTGATAAAATATTAGATTTTATAGCTAACCGTTGTGATATTGATAAAACAACTGAAATTAATATTAACAGCACTATACCCGTAGGACGAGGTCTTGGCTCTTCTGCGGCACTTAGTGTTGCAATAGCTCGTTCAAAAAATATAACTGATGTAAAAACTATTGCCAACGATTGTGAAAAATTTATCCATGGAAATCCCAGTGGAATTGATGTTAATCAAGTTTTAAGCGACAGTCCGCTTCTTTTTTCTAAAAAGGACGGTTCTGAAATTTTGAATTTTTCTTTAAACAGCTTTTTACTTATTATTGATACCGGAGTTGTCGGTATTACTAAAAAAACATTAAAACACATAAAAGATAATTTTAAACAATACAAAAAATATATTGATAATCTTGGAAAAATTACAGATGAAGTAATTCCTTATTTAAAAGATAAAAATATTGATGTTATCGGTGAATATATGTATGAGTCTCATAAATTACTTCAAAAACTCGGTGTTAGTCATAAAAGTAATGACGAAGTTGTTGAAATTTGCAAAAAAAATAATGCTAAAGGTGCAAAATTAACCGGTGGTGGTGCCGGCGGATGTTGTATCTGTCTTAGTGATTCATTAAATAATGCAAGAAAAATTCAAAATTCGCTTAAAGAGAAAGGATATAACTCATGGATAGTTACAGTCTAG
- a CDS encoding cation diffusion facilitator family transporter — translation MGNNSIFDKLKKAEQGAKLSILSYLILTLIKLSSGYLFYSSALVADGINNATDVISSIFVLIGLKISRKPADDDHLYGHFRAELISTLIASFIMLYAGIEVIIFAIRKIITHSYEQPNMLSAIVALIASSIMFSVYFYNTKLAKKLGSKSLKAAALDNLSDALVSVGTLVGIVMTYFGIPIADSIVAIIVGALIVWTAINIFKEATYVLTDGVDTETIEKIEAILHNIDGVMSIVDIKGRTHGLLYLIDITITVDPNLNVKQSHDITVNIERKLAKEFYYCETLIHLEPYGIQCHKH, via the coding sequence ATGGGTAACAATTCTATTTTTGATAAATTAAAAAAAGCTGAACAAGGGGCTAAGTTAAGTATTTTATCTTACTTAATTCTCACATTAATAAAACTTTCCTCCGGGTATTTATTTTATTCATCCGCATTGGTAGCCGACGGAATTAATAATGCAACGGATGTTATATCTTCGATTTTTGTTTTAATAGGTCTAAAAATTTCCAGAAAGCCTGCTGATGACGATCATCTTTATGGTCACTTTCGCGCTGAGCTTATTTCTACCCTAATAGCTTCATTTATTATGCTTTATGCCGGTATTGAAGTGATAATTTTTGCAATCAGAAAAATTATCACCCACAGTTATGAGCAACCTAATATGCTTTCTGCTATTGTTGCCCTTATTGCAAGTAGCATTATGTTTAGCGTTTATTTTTATAACACCAAACTGGCAAAAAAACTCGGCAGTAAATCATTGAAAGCAGCTGCTCTTGATAATCTTAGTGATGCTTTGGTTTCTGTCGGTACGCTTGTCGGTATTGTTATGACTTACTTCGGTATTCCTATAGCAGATTCGATAGTCGCAATAATAGTCGGAGCATTAATAGTTTGGACCGCTATTAATATATTTAAGGAAGCAACTTATGTATTAACAGATGGCGTTGATACTGAAACTATAGAAAAAATTGAGGCAATATTGCATAATATTGACGGTGTCATGTCTATAGTTGATATTAAGGGTCGTACTCATGGGCTACTTTATCTTATTGACATCACAATTACCGTAGATCCTAATTTAAATGTTAAACAAAGTCATGATATAACTGTTAATATAGAACGAAAATTAGCTAAAGAATTTTACTACTGCGAAACGCTAATTCACTTAGAACCTTACGGTATACAATGCCACAAACATTAA
- a CDS encoding DUF1129 domain-containing protein: MEISTLIKYNNKLKHQLTKENKKHFDELLVFLRTKSFFKDEKQLEIILLEIEQDLIIYQSQGKTFIDVYGDVKNLANRIINELSAAPLRQILRPLMMLALIFLSINIIPYLFEDNIYPIYTLASSVTNIILSILALYIAFTHNRWYIYIFSGFLLSISFTIIPLLTTYGYLNVLKAYSIPLTPFITEIILFLCLITVVYTILNFKK, encoded by the coding sequence ATGGAAATATCAACATTAATTAAATACAATAATAAACTAAAACACCAATTAACGAAAGAAAATAAAAAACATTTTGATGAACTCTTAGTCTTTCTACGAACCAAATCCTTTTTTAAGGATGAAAAACAACTTGAAATAATATTACTTGAGATAGAGCAAGATCTTATTATCTATCAATCACAAGGAAAAACATTTATCGATGTTTATGGGGACGTCAAAAACTTGGCTAACAGAATTATTAATGAATTATCCGCCGCACCATTAAGACAAATATTACGACCTCTCATGATGTTAGCTTTAATATTTCTTAGTATAAATATTATTCCATATCTTTTTGAAGATAATATTTATCCGATATATACATTAGCAAGCAGTGTTACAAATATAATATTAAGTATATTAGCATTATATATTGCTTTTACACATAATAGATGGTACATTTATATATTTTCAGGGTTCTTACTCAGTATTTCTTTTACTATAATACCGCTTCTTACAACATACGGTTATCTTAATGTCTTAAAAGCATATTCTATCCCACTAACACCATTTATTACAGAAATTATATTATTTTTATGTTTAATTACAGTCGTTTATACAATTTTAAATTTTAAAAAATAA
- a CDS encoding PadR family transcriptional regulator, translated as MKINTSQILKGTLEACVLRLIENKDMYGYEITEELSKFGLEMVAQGTIYPLLLKLEKEKLISSYLKESTDGPPRKYYTLTSEGSEYIDEFSHVWHQISTAINNILQQ; from the coding sequence ATGAAAATTAACACATCTCAAATACTGAAAGGCACGCTCGAAGCATGTGTACTTAGATTAATTGAAAATAAGGATATGTACGGTTATGAAATAACTGAAGAACTAAGTAAATTTGGGCTTGAAATGGTTGCCCAAGGAACTATATATCCCCTCCTTTTAAAATTAGAAAAAGAAAAATTAATATCCAGTTATCTTAAAGAAAGTACCGATGGGCCTCCTCGAAAATATTATACATTGACATCTGAGGGTAGTGAATATATTGATGAATTTTCTCATGTTTGGCATCAAATATCAACTGCAATTAATAATATTTTACAACAATAA